One window from the genome of Bacillus tianshenii encodes:
- a CDS encoding ATP-binding protein: protein MCNLYERELVVKNEDDIYKAIVMTQDLLRHTSFNEEDQTLIQLAAEEASTNAFKYCSQDKIIVKWKISLEYLIVEVWQKGQIFSISASQNVNTTSSGRGLPLIIGIMDEVHLAQREGWVGLVLTKNMDATKKEVVEYVN, encoded by the coding sequence TTGTGTAATTTATATGAACGAGAACTAGTTGTGAAGAATGAGGATGATATTTATAAGGCCATTGTAATGACCCAAGACCTCTTGCGACACACATCATTCAATGAAGAGGACCAAACTCTAATTCAGCTTGCTGCAGAAGAAGCATCAACAAATGCTTTTAAATATTGTTCCCAAGATAAAATTATTGTTAAGTGGAAAATCTCCTTAGAATATTTAATTGTTGAAGTTTGGCAAAAAGGTCAAATATTTTCTATTAGCGCCTCACAAAACGTGAATACTACGTCTTCTGGAAGGGGCCTTCCGTTAATTATTGGGATAATGGATGAAGTTCATTTAGCTCAGAGAGAGGGTTGGGTGGGGCTTGTATTGACAAAGAATATGGATGCTACGAAGAAAGAGGTTGTTGAGTATGTCAATTAA
- a CDS encoding STAS domain-containing protein produces MSIKIETFAPEINITIKEVTEFKKDMEEFVSRRSDYYILHLKDVTYMNSAALGIIANSVLQVKNNHGKLVISGLQPPIKKIFNLVHFESFIDLFDEYEEALAYLNGVSETSK; encoded by the coding sequence ATGTCAATTAAGATTGAGACGTTTGCTCCAGAAATTAATATCACAATTAAAGAAGTGACGGAGTTCAAGAAAGATATGGAGGAATTTGTAAGTAGACGATCGGATTATTATATCCTTCACTTAAAAGATGTCACCTATATGAACAGCGCTGCCTTAGGGATTATTGCAAACTCTGTATTGCAAGTTAAAAATAATCATGGGAAATTAGTTATTTCTGGATTGCAGCCGCCGATTAAGAAAATCTTTAATTTAGTTCATTTTGAAAGCTTTATTGATTTGTTTGATGAATATGAAGAAGCATTAGCCTACCTTAACGGAGTTTCTGAGACGAGCAAATGA
- a CDS encoding chemotaxis protein CheW, translating into MASYDVSAFLGVFLDEATEQLQILDEKILELEQDSSNPETIEVIFRAAHTLKGSSGAMEFRKMNRLTHVVENVFDLIRSNHMTVDTNVINLIFEAIDQLKIIVNVITESHHDDVDCEEIIQKLDSLVASYSGGDRGNSSQPVHKHNADEFVLVYEEYQKNVILQSLHGDTKVFAVFVELVDDSQMKSIRALLIYNNLEEVGDVIASTPSTEQLENDDKLASRFVYTVATSYSEQDIFQVINSLAEIKTISITEITTDNLPHYTNGEGVQTAKAPRKAVDVVKNTSIPRVNSQTIRVDVGKLEQLMNLVGELIIDRSRLNEAHLHLANQFKSNHYVEMLGSVNDHLHRVVSELQDGMMKVRMLPIEQLFSRFPRMVRDLSQKAGKEINLVMEGKETELDRTVIEEIGDPIIHLLRNALDHGIESAEDRKSANKPETGTITLRASQKDGHIQIELIDDGAGINAEKLALKAIEKGILTKEEADSLSEKEKCQLIFHSGFSTAKAVTDISGRGVGMDIVRNSVEKLNGVIDLQTRLGEGTVFTIKLPLTLAILPALLVQIGAKPFALPLVNVVEIIRMESDTVRTINGQMIGLIRGEMIPLLKLHAKLNVKEDVSKKKVQVVVVGLAEKRVGIMIDQVIGNQEIVMKSLGGYLGKPEYITGATILGNGRVAMILDIATIVQEEGTDIAQLDAHAAQFEKQKAEAKKWLTFQVGNETFGLEAQEIHEVLNITTISPVLNAPDTVEGLIHLRDRMLPVINLQKRLNMSVENNKQKRSKVIIFETGETLFGMLVGQIKSVLAINEEEMEEVPKNINPSYKRFMKGIYRDGTSFITLLDAQSILKEEEAPLLDNLVDV; encoded by the coding sequence ATGGCAAGTTATGATGTAAGTGCCTTTTTAGGCGTGTTCTTAGATGAGGCAACAGAACAATTGCAAATATTAGATGAAAAAATACTTGAACTTGAACAAGACAGCTCGAATCCAGAAACAATTGAGGTGATATTTCGGGCTGCCCACACACTGAAGGGCTCGTCAGGCGCAATGGAGTTTCGAAAGATGAATCGTTTAACACATGTAGTAGAGAATGTATTTGATCTAATTCGTTCCAATCACATGACTGTTGATACAAACGTAATTAACTTGATTTTTGAAGCGATTGATCAGTTGAAAATTATTGTGAATGTGATTACAGAAAGCCATCATGATGATGTTGATTGTGAGGAAATCATCCAAAAGCTCGATTCGTTAGTTGCTTCCTACAGCGGGGGGGACAGAGGAAACAGCTCACAGCCTGTTCACAAACATAATGCCGATGAATTTGTATTGGTATATGAAGAGTATCAAAAGAATGTCATTCTACAGTCATTGCATGGGGACACGAAAGTATTTGCAGTTTTCGTTGAGCTTGTAGATGACTCACAGATGAAGTCAATTCGAGCGTTGTTAATTTATAACAACTTAGAGGAGGTTGGAGATGTTATTGCATCTACTCCTTCAACGGAACAACTTGAAAATGATGATAAGCTTGCTAGTCGTTTTGTTTATACAGTAGCGACTAGCTATTCAGAGCAAGATATTTTTCAAGTGATTAACAGTTTGGCAGAAATCAAGACAATCAGTATTACTGAAATTACGACAGACAATCTGCCTCACTATACAAATGGTGAAGGGGTGCAAACTGCTAAAGCTCCTCGGAAAGCAGTTGATGTTGTTAAGAATACAAGTATACCACGTGTAAACTCGCAAACTATTCGTGTTGATGTTGGCAAGCTCGAACAGCTTATGAACCTTGTCGGTGAGTTAATTATTGACCGTTCCCGTTTGAACGAGGCACATCTTCATTTAGCTAATCAATTTAAGTCTAATCATTATGTTGAAATGCTAGGAAGTGTCAATGATCATCTTCATCGTGTCGTCAGTGAACTACAAGACGGAATGATGAAGGTTAGAATGCTTCCGATTGAGCAATTGTTTAGTCGATTCCCACGCATGGTTCGTGATCTTTCACAAAAAGCAGGAAAAGAAATCAATCTCGTCATGGAAGGAAAAGAAACTGAGCTTGACCGTACCGTTATTGAAGAAATTGGCGATCCAATCATTCATTTGCTTCGTAATGCTTTAGATCATGGAATTGAAAGTGCTGAAGATAGAAAGTCTGCGAATAAGCCTGAAACAGGAACAATTACACTCCGAGCTTCTCAAAAAGACGGGCATATTCAAATCGAACTGATAGATGATGGGGCAGGAATCAATGCTGAAAAATTAGCTCTTAAAGCAATTGAAAAAGGCATTTTAACGAAAGAGGAAGCCGATTCACTATCAGAAAAAGAAAAATGCCAATTAATTTTTCATTCTGGCTTTTCTACAGCGAAAGCAGTGACAGATATTTCGGGTCGGGGAGTTGGCATGGATATTGTCCGCAATTCTGTTGAAAAGTTAAACGGTGTGATTGATTTACAAACTAGGCTTGGTGAAGGAACAGTCTTTACAATTAAGCTCCCTTTAACATTAGCAATCCTTCCAGCACTGCTTGTTCAAATTGGAGCAAAACCGTTTGCTTTACCATTAGTAAATGTTGTAGAAATCATTCGTATGGAGAGTGACACGGTAAGAACAATTAATGGTCAAATGATCGGCTTAATTCGAGGAGAAATGATACCGTTGCTGAAGTTACATGCCAAATTAAATGTAAAAGAAGATGTCAGCAAGAAAAAGGTTCAAGTCGTAGTTGTAGGCTTAGCAGAAAAACGTGTTGGTATTATGATTGACCAAGTAATAGGCAATCAAGAGATTGTTATGAAGTCACTTGGAGGCTATCTAGGAAAGCCAGAATATATAACAGGTGCTACGATTCTCGGCAACGGCCGTGTTGCAATGATTCTTGATATAGCAACCATTGTTCAAGAAGAAGGTACAGACATAGCACAGTTGGATGCTCACGCTGCCCAATTTGAAAAACAAAAGGCTGAAGCGAAAAAATGGCTAACTTTCCAAGTAGGTAATGAAACGTTCGGATTAGAAGCACAGGAAATTCATGAAGTATTAAACATCACCACTATTTCTCCTGTATTAAATGCACCAGATACAGTCGAAGGACTAATTCATTTGAGAGATAGGATGCTGCCAGTCATTAATTTACAAAAACGATTGAATATGAGTGTTGAAAACAATAAACAAAAACGGTCAAAGGTTATTATCTTTGAGACAGGTGAAACGTTGTTTGGAATGCTTGTAGGTCAAATTAAGTCAGTATTAGCGATTAATGAAGAGGAAATGGAAGAAGTTCCGAAAAATATCAATCCATCGTATAAACGATTTATGAAAGGTATTTATCGTGACGGGACCTCTTTTATCACTTTGTTAGACGCTCAAAGTATTTTAAAAGAAGAGGAAGCTCCACTTCTTGATAACTTGGTAGATGTGTAA
- a CDS encoding methyl-accepting chemotaxis protein — MKWFQNLKIFNKLLALILINVVFFTGLGLSSYYFMQGMISNSDDMYENKLLPIQWLNEARAHNRAGEALMLKLLHEKDPAVQQQLIDQIDQRAGKVDELLTKYEQTKLLDIEKQKLALLKDTLTNFRADKSQAIQLATSAQFEKGLKLYNASAEKLLNESNQILDELANLNSDNASKLQKQTSSAAVKAVTTMIAIVFGAIALSIVIGIYISRLLNRPILNLLDNMQKAADGDLTVHSTYTSKDELGSLTHSFNEMISSLKELITQINHNAVDLAANSEQISASSEEIAAGSQEQAASANSVSEMMNEVSNAVNEVASNATGVTEESDKAVQVAEQGETVINVTLAGMSEISHKISSLSKQSDTIGEIIVMIDDIAEQTNLLAVNAAIEAARAGDAGKGFAVVADEVRKLAERSSVATKEISELIRDIQVNVKETVEAVAVGNENTNSAGEQFQEIKVLIKNAAVGINEIAAASEQLASQSTEVLTAVENIASVTEETSSGIQQTADSATNLSRMAEELNQLAAKFTLN, encoded by the coding sequence ATGAAGTGGTTTCAAAATTTAAAGATTTTTAACAAACTACTTGCACTTATTTTGATTAATGTTGTTTTTTTCACTGGGTTAGGATTATCAAGCTATTATTTTATGCAAGGTATGATTTCGAATTCTGATGATATGTACGAAAATAAACTTTTGCCAATTCAATGGCTGAATGAGGCACGTGCACATAACCGTGCTGGTGAAGCGTTAATGCTAAAGCTACTGCATGAAAAAGACCCAGCAGTACAACAGCAATTGATTGACCAAATCGATCAGAGAGCTGGAAAAGTTGATGAGTTGTTAACGAAGTATGAGCAAACAAAATTGTTAGATATTGAAAAGCAAAAACTAGCTTTGCTTAAAGATACACTAACGAACTTTCGAGCAGATAAATCCCAAGCAATCCAGCTTGCAACAAGTGCTCAATTTGAAAAAGGTTTAAAGCTTTATAACGCCTCAGCTGAAAAGCTGTTAAACGAAAGTAATCAAATTTTAGATGAATTAGCGAATTTAAATTCAGATAATGCATCTAAGCTTCAGAAGCAAACAAGCTCAGCTGCAGTAAAAGCTGTTACGACAATGATTGCGATTGTCTTTGGAGCTATCGCCTTATCTATTGTGATTGGCATCTATATTTCTCGTTTGTTAAATCGCCCAATACTTAACTTATTAGATAATATGCAGAAAGCGGCTGATGGAGATTTAACCGTCCATTCTACGTATACTTCTAAAGACGAGTTAGGGAGCTTGACTCATTCATTTAATGAAATGATCAGTAGTTTAAAAGAGTTAATTACACAAATCAATCACAATGCTGTAGATTTGGCTGCGAATTCAGAACAAATCTCTGCTAGTTCTGAAGAGATTGCCGCAGGTAGTCAGGAACAAGCTGCCTCAGCAAACAGTGTTTCTGAAATGATGAACGAGGTTTCCAATGCCGTTAATGAAGTCGCAAGCAATGCAACAGGCGTGACAGAGGAATCAGATAAAGCAGTTCAGGTCGCTGAGCAAGGTGAAACAGTTATAAATGTAACATTAGCGGGGATGTCAGAAATTAGTCATAAGATCAGCAGTTTATCAAAACAGTCGGATACAATCGGTGAAATTATTGTGATGATTGATGATATCGCTGAACAAACGAACTTGCTTGCTGTTAATGCAGCAATTGAAGCGGCCCGAGCTGGAGATGCTGGCAAAGGATTTGCGGTAGTAGCAGATGAGGTTCGCAAGCTGGCTGAAAGAAGCAGTGTAGCAACAAAAGAAATATCTGAGCTGATTCGTGATATTCAAGTGAATGTGAAAGAAACGGTTGAGGCTGTTGCAGTAGGTAATGAGAATACAAATAGTGCTGGTGAGCAATTTCAAGAGATTAAAGTGCTCATTAAGAATGCAGCAGTCGGAATTAATGAAATTGCTGCGGCAAGTGAACAGTTGGCAAGTCAATCAACTGAAGTGCTTACGGCTGTTGAGAATATTGCTTCGGTAACAGAAGAAACATCTTCTGGTATTCAGCAAACGGCTGATTCGGCAACAAACCTATCCCGTATGGCTGAAGAATTAAATCAACTTGCTGCGAAATTCACACTTAATTAA
- a CDS encoding chemotaxis protein CheW, whose translation MDLTQNKFVLFHLGDLTLALNVSEIREIINIQPIDEVPNVNSMIAGVINLRGRIIPVVKLRDRFGLEQKAFDKYTRIIIVRENDETIGIVIDQLLKVIQIHDKHFEKSPNMVVSFDQNCLEGFVRVESQLIGILKLNTVLYPEGV comes from the coding sequence ATGGACTTGACCCAAAATAAATTTGTTTTATTCCATTTAGGAGACTTAACGTTAGCGCTCAATGTTAGTGAGATTCGAGAGATCATTAATATACAGCCAATTGATGAAGTGCCGAATGTCAATTCGATGATAGCTGGTGTTATTAATTTACGAGGAAGAATTATTCCTGTTGTGAAATTAAGGGACCGCTTTGGGCTTGAACAGAAAGCGTTTGATAAGTATACACGGATAATTATTGTTCGGGAAAATGATGAAACGATCGGAATAGTGATTGATCAACTGTTAAAAGTCATTCAAATTCATGACAAGCATTTTGAGAAGTCACCAAACATGGTCGTTTCATTTGACCAAAATTGTCTAGAAGGATTTGTGCGAGTAGAAAGTCAGTTAATCGGTATATTGAAGCTTAACACTGTGCTCTACCCAGAAGGTGTGTGA
- a CDS encoding purine/pyrimidine permease, with protein sequence MQKYLLPSLQWFLFIISGNIVAPIAIASSYGMSPELTIEFISRTFIVLAVSGLLQVMFGHRLPINEGPAGLWWGIFTLYSNLGLVLFGSTEQTLQVLEFSLLISGVISIGLSMFGLIDKLSNYFSPAVTGTYLLLLVAQLSGSFLNGVLGVEGKEGQISPTFAVVSLVLVAVAFVFSTHHKLKKIGIIGSLSVGWLMFIVFGLAEKVKLPDSIVSIPKVFAFGIPHVDWSVVPTVAVITLLLITNMLASVKIVESVLKMEKVKVEDVSLKKTGVFMGVGQILAGLFSAIGPVPISGSGGFIASSRITSKIPFIIASALIIVGSLFTPFIAFISALPPAVGYAAIFPVFAGMTSLGIKELLQAADVESTIKKVGFPLFVGIGVMFVPSEAFSSLPAIIGSVLSNGLVLGTLIALIIEVVSSNDN encoded by the coding sequence TTGCAGAAGTATCTATTACCTTCATTGCAATGGTTTTTATTTATTATTTCTGGAAATATCGTCGCTCCAATTGCGATTGCATCAAGTTACGGGATGTCGCCAGAGCTAACCATTGAATTTATATCGAGGACGTTTATTGTGTTAGCAGTATCAGGGCTCTTGCAAGTAATGTTTGGCCATCGTTTACCAATTAATGAAGGACCTGCTGGGCTATGGTGGGGGATTTTCACCTTATACTCCAACCTAGGGTTAGTGTTATTCGGCTCAACTGAACAGACATTGCAAGTTTTAGAGTTCTCTTTACTAATTAGCGGCGTTATCTCGATCGGGCTCAGTATGTTTGGGTTGATTGATAAGCTTTCAAACTATTTTTCTCCTGCTGTAACAGGGACTTATTTGTTATTACTAGTCGCTCAGTTAAGTGGTTCATTTTTGAATGGAGTGTTAGGAGTTGAAGGGAAAGAAGGGCAAATATCGCCAACCTTCGCAGTTGTTTCTCTCGTATTGGTTGCGGTTGCATTTGTCTTTTCTACACACCATAAACTAAAGAAAATAGGTATTATCGGAAGTCTATCAGTTGGATGGCTTATGTTTATCGTATTTGGGTTAGCGGAGAAGGTGAAATTACCTGATTCGATTGTTAGTATTCCGAAAGTATTTGCATTTGGCATACCTCACGTAGATTGGAGTGTGGTGCCTACTGTTGCTGTCATCACGCTTTTGTTAATCACAAACATGCTTGCAAGTGTCAAAATTGTAGAAAGCGTGTTGAAGATGGAAAAAGTGAAAGTAGAAGATGTTTCTCTTAAGAAGACCGGCGTTTTCATGGGTGTTGGGCAAATACTTGCTGGGTTGTTTTCTGCAATTGGACCTGTTCCGATCTCTGGGTCTGGAGGATTTATTGCTTCAAGCAGAATAACAAGTAAAATCCCATTTATAATTGCATCTGCCCTGATCATTGTTGGAAGCTTGTTTACTCCTTTTATTGCCTTTATTTCAGCGCTTCCACCAGCAGTTGGATACGCAGCTATCTTTCCGGTATTTGCAGGTATGACATCGTTAGGGATTAAAGAATTGCTTCAAGCTGCCGATGTAGAGAGTACGATAAAGAAAGTTGGCTTCCCACTCTTTGTAGGGATCGGGGTTATGTTTGTCCCGTCTGAAGCTTTTTCTTCATTACCAGCTATCATTGGTTCCGTCCTTAGCAATGGATTGGTCCTTGGTACGTTAATAGCCTTAATAATTGAAGTAGTAAGTTCAAATGATAATTAA
- a CDS encoding SpoIIE family protein phosphatase has product MNTFNKSSSLIEHAIDSTNVGMIIFDENFVIHYVNKAFCNITGYNKDEVINQSINFFKSEQHPEIFYEKLWSSVQRIGKWEGEMWNSKKNGEMYAEWLNISKIESFSEGNVPHYIATVIDLTEQKLNEQLLFEDFQLSQQLHQIITPQPISNERIEMSGVYVPATLFGGDMYAWFQIDEHRYSAIIIDVMGKGVAASFICMSIRSVLEELVKRLVDPEKVLAELNAHMWKLFRQKEDGMPYFFTSIYFVIDTKKRQIEYVNAGHPPGLFYQDKETVIHLNKGGVAVGMLPEVQYKKSVLPYQKTSNLLLFTDGFIESANMEMEDHILSLETIMKEQQDTAAGQLSELVLTNHLNQYRVEDDLCLISISIH; this is encoded by the coding sequence ATGAATACGTTTAACAAGTCTTCTTCGCTGATTGAACATGCCATTGATTCTACAAATGTAGGAATGATAATATTTGATGAAAATTTTGTGATTCATTATGTCAATAAAGCTTTTTGTAATATTACAGGCTATAACAAAGATGAAGTGATCAATCAATCTATCAATTTCTTTAAATCTGAGCAACATCCAGAAATTTTCTATGAAAAGCTATGGTCAAGTGTCCAAAGAATTGGCAAATGGGAAGGCGAAATGTGGAATTCAAAGAAAAACGGTGAAATGTATGCAGAATGGTTGAATATTTCCAAGATTGAGAGCTTTAGCGAGGGAAATGTACCTCATTATATTGCAACGGTCATTGACTTAACTGAGCAAAAGTTAAATGAACAGCTATTATTTGAAGATTTTCAACTATCACAACAACTTCATCAGATAATTACTCCGCAGCCGATATCGAATGAACGTATTGAGATGAGCGGGGTATATGTACCAGCGACGCTGTTTGGTGGCGATATGTATGCGTGGTTTCAGATTGATGAACATCGCTATAGCGCCATCATCATAGACGTAATGGGAAAAGGAGTAGCAGCCTCATTTATTTGCATGTCGATTCGTTCTGTCCTGGAAGAATTAGTGAAAAGGCTAGTAGACCCTGAAAAAGTGCTAGCGGAGTTAAATGCACATATGTGGAAGCTTTTTCGTCAGAAAGAAGATGGAATGCCGTACTTTTTCACCTCGATCTACTTTGTAATTGACACGAAAAAGAGACAGATTGAATATGTGAATGCTGGACATCCTCCTGGGTTATTTTATCAAGACAAGGAAACAGTCATTCATCTAAATAAAGGGGGCGTAGCAGTCGGTATGCTTCCAGAAGTGCAATATAAGAAAAGTGTCCTCCCCTATCAAAAAACATCGAATCTACTTTTGTTTACAGATGGATTCATAGAGTCTGCAAATATGGAAATGGAAGATCACATCCTATCGTTAGAAACAATTATGAAGGAGCAACAAGACACCGCAGCAGGACAACTGAGTGAACTGGTTTTAACAAATCATTTAAATCAATATCGAGTAGAAGATGATTTGTGCTTAATTTCCATTTCAATTCATTGA
- a CDS encoding EAL domain-containing protein → MGGLIQNQSANALGKMDSKDLTSWLEILRTFQNVANIPESSFNDIKAELTHLFYLKHAFDESIIIGMTDIKGRIMYVNDLFMKISGYSKEELIGQNHSILNSGYHSKGFFREMWRTISSGQKWEGEIKNRAKDGSFYWVKTSIIPVVDDSGKPTCYISARTDITEGKIAQESLYVALQEEYRKVVQALENMVFKIKKDDAGKMQFSLFAGKLAKRLGLSNESFLNKTPEEIFTEEQAKIFNKQFTKAFEGESLFYKQRLGTEFTLFISLSPLIEDGEVVELVGTCSDISDLEKANEKINFLAYHDPVTRLPNKKRFDDDLSLALNVAKTTNQKLAVLCVRVNGINKVNELFGPSMSEVLLKKVVGLLNEHANDAGRIYRIEGNRFLIIVSGYLKEQELEQIAYAICQAIEKVHRIHEHEFRLTCHIGASTFPEYEEVDELLNSTFKALHYCRLKKNNVYQMYTKEVHDYFLESLSLERALKQAIQNDELTLYYQPKIDIQTNKLVGMEVLLRWFSKELGFISPATFIPLAEETGLIFSLGDWVLSRACAQQKKWMDKGFPNYKVAVNLSPLELQHSQFTSRLQGILERTGLPPENLEIEITENSIMEDTDASVTLIQELREMGLSIAIDDFGTGYSSLGYLKKFPVNTLKIDQSFVKDILCSTSDAQLVKAMLGIARAFHLTVVAEGVETEEVANFLKEIGCEQVQGYYFSRPLPAEEFEQLYLNE, encoded by the coding sequence ATGGGTGGACTAATACAGAACCAAAGTGCAAATGCTTTAGGGAAAATGGATAGCAAAGATTTGACATCTTGGTTAGAGATTCTACGTACATTTCAAAACGTTGCTAATATTCCTGAATCTTCCTTCAATGATATTAAAGCTGAACTAACGCATTTATTCTATTTGAAGCATGCATTTGATGAATCGATTATTATTGGTATGACTGACATAAAAGGACGTATCATGTACGTAAACGATCTTTTCATGAAAATTTCTGGATATAGTAAAGAAGAATTGATCGGCCAAAACCATAGTATTTTAAATTCAGGCTATCATTCAAAAGGTTTCTTCAGAGAGATGTGGAGAACGATTTCTTCCGGACAGAAATGGGAAGGCGAAATAAAAAACCGAGCAAAAGATGGGTCATTTTATTGGGTTAAAACATCAATTATCCCCGTTGTTGATGATAGTGGAAAGCCGACCTGTTATATTTCTGCACGAACTGATATTACAGAAGGAAAAATAGCACAGGAAAGCTTATATGTAGCGTTACAAGAAGAATATCGAAAAGTCGTTCAAGCACTGGAAAATATGGTATTCAAAATTAAAAAAGATGACGCTGGGAAAATGCAATTTAGTCTATTTGCTGGAAAGCTTGCGAAGCGATTGGGTTTATCAAATGAAAGCTTTTTAAATAAAACACCTGAAGAAATTTTCACCGAAGAACAAGCGAAAATTTTTAATAAACAGTTCACCAAAGCATTTGAAGGTGAATCGCTTTTTTATAAACAAAGGTTAGGGACTGAATTTACATTATTTATCTCGCTATCTCCACTTATAGAAGACGGTGAGGTTGTGGAGCTTGTAGGGACATGCTCCGACATCTCTGATTTAGAAAAAGCTAACGAAAAAATTAACTTTCTTGCCTATCATGATCCGGTCACAAGGCTTCCAAACAAGAAACGATTTGATGATGATTTATCTCTAGCACTTAATGTAGCAAAGACTACAAATCAGAAGCTTGCCGTTCTATGTGTGAGAGTCAATGGTATCAATAAGGTGAATGAACTTTTCGGCCCGTCTATGAGTGAAGTATTGTTAAAAAAAGTAGTCGGTCTTCTTAATGAACATGCAAACGATGCCGGAAGGATTTACAGGATAGAAGGAAATCGCTTTTTAATTATTGTTTCGGGATATCTCAAAGAGCAGGAACTAGAACAGATTGCATATGCAATTTGCCAAGCAATTGAAAAAGTTCATCGGATACATGAACATGAGTTTCGGCTTACCTGTCATATTGGAGCAAGTACATTTCCAGAATATGAGGAAGTAGACGAGCTTCTAAATTCAACATTTAAAGCTCTTCATTATTGCCGTTTAAAGAAAAATAATGTTTATCAAATGTATACAAAGGAAGTTCATGATTATTTCTTAGAATCTCTTTCTTTAGAACGAGCATTAAAACAAGCCATTCAAAATGATGAATTGACTCTTTATTATCAGCCAAAGATTGATATTCAAACAAATAAGCTAGTTGGAATGGAAGTGCTTCTAAGGTGGTTTTCAAAGGAATTAGGCTTTATCAGTCCTGCGACATTTATTCCATTAGCAGAAGAGACTGGATTGATTTTCTCCTTAGGCGATTGGGTACTCTCGCGTGCATGTGCGCAACAAAAAAAATGGATGGATAAAGGTTTTCCAAATTATAAAGTAGCGGTTAACTTATCACCATTAGAATTGCAACACTCTCAATTTACTTCTCGCCTTCAAGGGATTCTAGAAAGAACAGGCTTGCCTCCTGAGAACTTAGAAATTGAAATCACAGAAAATAGTATTATGGAAGACACCGATGCAAGTGTGACCTTAATTCAAGAATTGAGAGAAATGGGCCTTTCGATTGCAATTGATGATTTCGGCACTGGCTATTCTTCACTAGGGTATTTAAAGAAATTCCCAGTCAATACATTGAAAATTGACCAAAGCTTTGTAAAAGATATTTTATGCAGTACAAGTGATGCGCAATTGGTGAAAGCGATGCTTGGGATTGCTCGTGCTTTCCACTTAACCGTTGTAGCAGAAGGAGTAGAAACAGAAGAAGTAGCTAATTTCCTTAAGGAGATTGGCTGTGAGCAAGTACAAGGTTATTATTTCAGCAGGCCGCTTCCTGCAGAGGAATTTGAACAATTGTATTTAAATGAATAG
- a CDS encoding response regulator, giving the protein MRKILVVDDSMVMRNMIRKVIENNQLAEVMEAKDADDALMKYQTFQPDVVTMDITMPGKSGIEAVKQIKSVDKNANIIMITAMGQKAMVVEALNEGARDFIVKPFEEEKLVSAINKIFKIINVLENRY; this is encoded by the coding sequence ATGAGAAAGATTTTGGTTGTAGATGATTCAATGGTTATGCGAAATATGATTCGAAAAGTGATTGAGAACAATCAGCTTGCAGAGGTGATGGAAGCGAAAGATGCAGATGACGCGTTAATGAAGTATCAAACCTTTCAGCCTGATGTCGTAACAATGGATATCACGATGCCTGGAAAAAGCGGAATTGAAGCTGTAAAACAAATTAAATCTGTTGATAAAAACGCAAACATTATCATGATTACAGCAATGGGGCAAAAGGCAATGGTAGTTGAGGCATTAAATGAAGGTGCACGTGACTTTATTGTAAAGCCTTTCGAGGAAGAGAAATTAGTAAGTGCGATAAATAAAATATTTAAAATAATCAATGTGTTAGAAAATCGCTATTAG